A genomic stretch from Dama dama isolate Ldn47 chromosome 10, ASM3311817v1, whole genome shotgun sequence includes:
- the NAT16 gene encoding probable N-acetyltransferase 16 isoform X2 has translation MMLGASCDGATSEVSKPEKDVEPDAEPLTQLALGSGPQSSAGQVQRTGSRIRDPGAEESSLGRSRVWPGAPGGWRRSAQRVRRGESFEPRAPLESNPHRQQWPRLQIARESVHGIDAGETAPPERGERVARLLEHFCSQLGILLVQFNSSALLGLRRLLEAAPEGRMGGWW, from the exons ATGATGCTGGGAGCTAGCTGTGATGGAGCCACCTCAGAGGTTTCTAAGCCTGAAAAAGATGTCGAGCCAGATGCAGAG CCGCTAACACAGCTGGCTCTAGGATCCGGACCACAGAGCAGTGCCGGCCAAGTGCAACGAACAG GCTCTCGAATCCGAGACCCGGGCGCTGAGGAGAGCTCCTTGGGCAGGTCACGGGTCTGGCCTGGCGCCCCGGGGGGATGGCGACGGAGTGCGCAGCGTGTGAGAAGAGGCGAGTCCTTTGAACCGAGAGCCCCGTTGGAAAGCAACCCCCACCGCCAACAATGGCCTCGGTTGCAGATCGCGAGGGAGTCGGTACATGGGATCGACGCCGGAGAGACGGCGCCCCCGGAGCGCGGCGAGAGGGTGGCCCGGCTGCTAGAGCACTTCTGTTCGCAGCTG GGCATCCTTTTGGTCCAATTCAACTCGTCGGCGCTGCTAGGCCTCCGGCGTCTTCTCGAAGCTGCCCCGGAAGGCCGTATGGGAGGCTGGTGGTGA
- the NAT16 gene encoding probable N-acetyltransferase 16 isoform X1 → MMLGASCDGATSEVSKPEKDVEPDAEPLTQLALGSGPQSSAGQVQRTGSRIRDPGAEESSLGRSRVWPGAPGGWRRSAQRVRRGESFEPRAPLESNPHRQQWPRLQIARESVHGIDAGETAPPERGERVARLLEHFCSQLVRDSTRGIRVARLSRDDQLGPRKLKKFRLITKQNKGGRRARPLLKGPPGFVPSPAVSHRLSFAARSAQWRRP, encoded by the exons ATGATGCTGGGAGCTAGCTGTGATGGAGCCACCTCAGAGGTTTCTAAGCCTGAAAAAGATGTCGAGCCAGATGCAGAG CCGCTAACACAGCTGGCTCTAGGATCCGGACCACAGAGCAGTGCCGGCCAAGTGCAACGAACAG GCTCTCGAATCCGAGACCCGGGCGCTGAGGAGAGCTCCTTGGGCAGGTCACGGGTCTGGCCTGGCGCCCCGGGGGGATGGCGACGGAGTGCGCAGCGTGTGAGAAGAGGCGAGTCCTTTGAACCGAGAGCCCCGTTGGAAAGCAACCCCCACCGCCAACAATGGCCTCGGTTGCAGATCGCGAGGGAGTCGGTACATGGGATCGACGCCGGAGAGACGGCGCCCCCGGAGCGCGGCGAGAGGGTGGCCCGGCTGCTAGAGCACTTCTGTTCGCAGCTGGTAAGAGACAGCACTCGGGGGATCAGAGTGGCACGACTCAGCAGGGACGATCAGCTGGGGCCCCGGAAGCTGAAGAAATTCCGCCTAATTACCAAGCAGAACAAAGGAGGTCGGAGGGCCAGGCCTCTTCTCAAGGGGCCTCCGGGCTTTGTCCCCTCTCCTGCAGTCAGTCACCGCCTTTCTTTCGCTGCCCGCTCTGCCCAGTGGAGGCGCCCATGA